One segment of Campylobacter hominis ATCC BAA-381 DNA contains the following:
- the fbaA gene encoding class II fructose-bisphosphate aldolase, translating into MGVLDIVKPGVLFGDDVNKVYKYAQAEGFAIPAVNVVGSNSINAVLESAKKANSPVIIQFSNGGAGFYAGKVCENAAIMGAVAGARQVHTLAKYYGVAVILHTDHAARKLLPWIDGLIQANRDNKAKFSTPLFSSHMLDLSEESLEDNISISEKYLKILSELGIALEIELGVTGGEEDGVDNTNVDNKKLYTQPSDVALAYERLSKISSNFSIAASFGNVHGVYKPGNVILRPEILKNSQEYVAKKFNLKDKKPVKFVFHGGSGSDEKDIKDAVSYGVVKMNIDTDTQWAFWDGVRDYEAQNRPYLQGQIGNPDGADKPNKKYYDPRKWLRKGEESMVKRLLEAFENLNAINKN; encoded by the coding sequence ATGGGCGTTTTAGATATTGTAAAACCGGGCGTTTTATTTGGTGATGATGTAAATAAAGTCTATAAATATGCGCAAGCAGAAGGCTTTGCTATTCCTGCCGTAAATGTAGTAGGAAGCAATTCTATAAACGCCGTTTTGGAAAGTGCAAAAAAAGCGAATTCACCTGTAATTATCCAATTTTCAAATGGCGGGGCCGGTTTTTATGCCGGTAAAGTTTGCGAAAATGCAGCAATTATGGGCGCTGTAGCCGGTGCAAGGCAAGTTCATACATTGGCAAAATATTATGGCGTAGCTGTAATTTTGCACACAGATCACGCAGCACGTAAACTTTTGCCTTGGATTGACGGTTTAATACAAGCAAACCGCGATAATAAAGCAAAATTTTCTACTCCACTTTTCAGCTCGCATATGCTTGATCTCAGCGAAGAGAGTTTGGAAGATAATATTTCAATCAGCGAAAAATATTTAAAAATTCTAAGTGAACTTGGAATCGCTCTTGAAATCGAGCTTGGAGTTACTGGTGGCGAAGAAGACGGCGTGGATAATACGAATGTGGATAATAAAAAACTTTACACACAACCATCAGACGTTGCTTTAGCTTATGAAAGACTTTCAAAAATAAGCTCAAATTTCAGTATTGCAGCCAGTTTCGGAAATGTTCATGGCGTTTATAAACCGGGAAACGTAATTTTAAGACCTGAAATTCTTAAAAATTCTCAAGAATACGTCGCCAAAAAATTTAATTTAAAAGATAAAAAACCTGTAAAATTTGTATTTCACGGTGGAAGCGGAAGTGATGAAAAAGATATAAAAGATGCTGTAAGTTACGGCGTTGTTAAAATGAATATCGACACCGATACACAATGGGCGTTTTGGGATGGCGTACGCGATTATGAAGCACAAAATCGTCCGTATTTGCAAGGTCAAATCGGAAATCCGGATGGAGCCGATAAACCTAATAAAAAATACTACGATCCTAGAAAATGGCTTCGCAAAGGTGAAGAAAGTATGGTAAAAAGATTACTTGAAGCTTTCGAGAATCTTAATGCTATAAATAAA
- a CDS encoding peptidylprolyl isomerase, which translates to MNKILFSTLSLVAAVSLNATVFATVNGMDITEREIAPIVAGLGPNVDISKLPDNIKKEILERSIMQQLLLKEAKDSGVAKGERFNRELELAKEMLTIRLWQEEKAKNIKVAENDIKAFYDKNKAKFMQPAQIKAGHILVKTEAEAKTIINDLKNFKGDDLVKNFAITAAQKSLEPAARQTGGALGWFSEHQMVKPFYDAAKALKKGEISLKPVKTQFGYHVILKEDAKDAHQATFSEAKPTIENILKQEKLKETITKEAKDLRAKAKVEYK; encoded by the coding sequence ATGAATAAAATTTTATTCTCAACTTTGTCTTTGGTGGCTGCAGTCAGTCTAAATGCCACAGTTTTTGCAACTGTAAACGGTATGGATATAACAGAACGTGAAATAGCTCCGATAGTAGCAGGACTTGGTCCGAATGTAGATATATCAAAACTTCCGGATAATATCAAAAAAGAGATTTTGGAAAGATCAATAATGCAACAACTTTTATTGAAAGAGGCGAAAGATAGCGGTGTCGCAAAAGGTGAAAGATTCAATAGAGAACTTGAATTAGCAAAAGAGATGTTAACTATAAGACTTTGGCAAGAGGAAAAAGCTAAAAATATAAAAGTGGCTGAAAATGATATAAAAGCTTTTTATGATAAAAATAAAGCTAAATTTATGCAACCTGCTCAAATAAAAGCTGGTCATATTTTGGTAAAAACGGAAGCCGAAGCGAAAACTATAATAAATGATCTTAAAAATTTTAAAGGTGATGATTTGGTTAAAAATTTTGCCATCACAGCCGCTCAAAAATCGCTCGAACCTGCTGCAAGACAAACAGGCGGTGCACTTGGTTGGTTTAGTGAACATCAAATGGTAAAACCTTTTTATGATGCTGCAAAAGCTCTTAAAAAAGGTGAAATTTCATTAAAACCTGTAAAAACGCAATTCGGATACCATGTAATTTTGAAAGAAGATGCAAAAGATGCTCATCAAGCTACTTTTAGTGAAGCAAAACCTACAATTGAAAATATTTTAAAACAAGAAAAATTAAAAGAAACCATTACAAAAGAAGCTAAAGATTTGCGTGCAAAAGCAAAAGTGGAATATAAATAA
- the nth gene encoding endonuclease III produces MRTKKEISEIKKLFLEHFEKPTTELKFKSPYELIVCVMLSAQCTDKRVNLITPSLFAEFPDIFALSNANLASLKILIGSCSFFNNKAKNLIKMAKAVVENFNGEIPLNEKDLMSLAGVGQKTAHVVLIEWCGANFMAVDTHVFRVSHRLGLSTAKTPELTEADLTKIFKTDLNYLHQAMVLFGRYICKAIKPKCEECFLYEVCDSKDKILRK; encoded by the coding sequence ATGAGAACAAAAAAAGAAATTTCAGAAATTAAAAAGCTATTTTTAGAACACTTTGAAAAACCGACTACGGAGTTGAAATTTAAAAGTCCTTACGAATTAATTGTTTGCGTAATGCTTTCAGCACAATGCACGGATAAACGGGTAAATTTAATCACGCCTTCTTTATTTGCGGAATTTCCGGATATTTTTGCTTTATCAAATGCAAATCTTGCAAGTTTAAAAATATTAATCGGCTCATGCAGTTTTTTTAATAACAAAGCTAAAAATTTAATTAAAATGGCTAAAGCTGTAGTTGAAAATTTTAATGGAGAAATTCCATTAAATGAAAAAGATTTGATGTCGCTAGCCGGAGTTGGACAAAAAACTGCGCACGTCGTGCTTATAGAATGGTGCGGTGCAAATTTTATGGCTGTCGATACACACGTTTTTCGCGTTTCACACAGACTTGGATTGAGCACAGCCAAAACACCGGAACTGACGGAAGCCGATTTGACAAAAATTTTTAAAACCGATTTAAATTATTTACACCAGGCGATGGTGCTTTTTGGACGATATATATGCAAAGCGATAAAACCGAAATGCGAAGAGTGCTTTTTATATGAAGTTTGTGATAGCAAAGATAAAATTTTGCGGAAATAA
- a CDS encoding PAS domain-containing protein, with protein sequence MTRPIPKNEEIPLNPKEIIVSKTDPQGVITYANDVFIRVCGYSEQELVGSPHNIVRHPDMPRIAFKLMWDTIKQGKNFRAVVKNLAKDGRFYWVVTDFEPLYDAKSGKIIQHTAYRMPAPRKAIAQMTPIYKKLCEIEKVSGMEGSLAYLNGFFAANNTNYSDFIDRLVKDSSGPMLKIFSFLKKMFKK encoded by the coding sequence ATGACACGACCAATCCCAAAAAATGAAGAAATTCCGTTAAATCCGAAGGAAATTATTGTTTCAAAAACGGATCCGCAAGGAGTTATAACATATGCAAACGACGTATTTATAAGAGTTTGCGGATATAGTGAACAAGAGTTGGTAGGAAGCCCGCACAATATAGTTAGACATCCTGATATGCCAAGAATCGCTTTTAAATTGATGTGGGATACGATAAAACAAGGTAAAAATTTCCGTGCTGTAGTAAAAAATCTAGCAAAAGACGGTAGATTTTACTGGGTTGTTACAGATTTTGAACCTCTTTATGATGCTAAAAGCGGAAAAATTATTCAACATACGGCTTATCGTATGCCGGCTCCAAGAAAGGCAATAGCTCAAATGACGCCGATTTATAAAAAATTATGTGAGATTGAAAAAGTTTCAGGTATGGAGGGAAGTTTAGCGTATTTAAACGGCTTTTTTGCTGCAAATAATACAAATTATAGCGATTTTATCGATCGTCTTGTTAAAGATTCAAGCGGTCCTATGTTAAAAATTTTCAGTTTTTTGAAAAAAATGTTTAAAAAATAA
- the pbpC gene encoding penicillin-binding protein 1C, translating into MKLIAFTVAIFTLFLIFDFAFPLNLGSKLTDESKIIYAKNGEILNMSLNKNGIWFIKANNKEIPKRVKQSVIFFEDRYYNYHFGVNFFSVLRAAFHNLTHKNRIGASSISMQVARMLNPKERSYKNKIIEIFNAFQLEFHYSKDEILQMYLNLAPYGGNLQGIKTASLFYFGKNLDDLTNAQIALLCVIPKNPNKNRLDKISNISKLKNSLITKLYEAEILTKSEFLRAKKENFKNKRLSAPNFAPNFAQIAFKNGISHTNLNLKFQKKLEQLLKFEIEKLSSKNVKNAAAVLIDNKKMQVVAYVASHDLKAKNGQNDGVKSIKNVGSTLKPFIYAKALEKGLITPKSKLVDTQLYYKNYTPKNYFDDFVGIVRAKDALTYSLNIPALKLNSILGEDSLYFILKRADLTEYDEEFYGNGIALGGISLSLLDLTHLYTIFANGGKLLPLEIAGEKIDKNISILTPQSAYLTYLMLEQTPRNYLNSVWKNTKNKPHIMFKTGTSADSKDLYTIGVSKDFTLGVWLGNFDGSKTDDLSGGISAAEVVLNMFEYLDKISPQKQIEKPNGIFEEKVCCDAYINESCNDFQNDFVITKFHRDCDFYRPEELFFMFKNGYLNQNDIKNTPCFNEFSSIRPVLNEIDGKNYKTDKKLLRLKISCTAVFGDEVFISIDDEKYISFPNGKDIFYSFKKGAHTIKCLDIYSNLSVAEFSTDSL; encoded by the coding sequence ATGAAACTTATTGCATTTACGGTTGCGATTTTTACACTGTTTTTGATTTTTGATTTTGCTTTTCCTCTAAATTTAGGCAGCAAATTAACGGATGAAAGCAAAATTATATATGCCAAAAACGGCGAAATACTGAATATGTCGCTCAATAAAAACGGAATTTGGTTTATAAAAGCAAACAATAAAGAAATTCCCAAACGCGTGAAGCAAAGCGTAATTTTTTTTGAAGACAGATATTATAACTACCATTTCGGCGTTAATTTTTTCTCTGTTTTAAGAGCTGCTTTTCACAATCTAACACACAAAAACCGTATCGGCGCATCAAGTATTTCAATGCAGGTTGCAAGAATGCTGAATCCAAAAGAGCGCAGCTACAAGAATAAAATAATCGAAATTTTCAACGCTTTTCAGCTGGAATTTCATTACAGTAAAGATGAAATTTTGCAAATGTATCTCAATCTTGCACCTTACGGCGGTAATTTGCAAGGCATAAAAACAGCGTCACTATTTTATTTCGGGAAAAATTTAGACGATCTTACAAATGCGCAAATCGCCCTGCTTTGTGTAATTCCAAAAAATCCTAACAAAAACAGGCTTGATAAAATTTCAAACATTTCAAAACTTAAAAATTCTCTCATAACCAAACTTTACGAAGCGGAAATTCTAACAAAAAGCGAATTTTTAAGGGCAAAAAAAGAGAATTTCAAAAACAAACGTTTAAGCGCACCGAATTTTGCGCCCAATTTCGCACAAATTGCCTTTAAAAACGGTATTTCACACACAAATTTAAACTTAAAATTTCAAAAAAAATTAGAACAACTGCTTAAATTTGAAATTGAAAAACTTAGTTCAAAAAATGTCAAAAACGCAGCTGCAGTTTTAATCGATAATAAAAAAATGCAAGTAGTTGCTTACGTGGCAAGCCACGATTTAAAGGCGAAAAACGGACAAAATGACGGCGTAAAATCCATAAAAAACGTAGGTTCCACACTAAAACCGTTTATCTATGCAAAAGCCTTGGAAAAAGGACTTATAACGCCAAAAAGCAAATTAGTAGATACACAACTTTATTATAAAAACTATACGCCGAAAAATTATTTTGACGATTTCGTAGGCATTGTAAGAGCCAAAGACGCACTTACATATTCTTTGAATATTCCTGCTTTGAAGTTAAATTCCATTTTAGGAGAAGATTCTTTGTATTTTATACTTAAAAGAGCTGATTTAACGGAATATGACGAAGAATTTTACGGCAACGGAATCGCGCTTGGCGGAATTTCGCTTTCGCTTCTTGATTTGACTCATCTTTACACGATATTTGCAAACGGCGGCAAACTTCTACCGCTTGAAATTGCAGGCGAAAAAATAGATAAAAATATCTCTATTTTAACGCCGCAAAGTGCATATTTGACGTATCTTATGCTGGAGCAAACTCCACGAAACTATCTAAACAGCGTTTGGAAAAATACAAAAAATAAACCGCACATTATGTTTAAAACCGGCACAAGTGCGGATTCAAAAGATCTTTACACAATCGGGGTCAGCAAAGATTTTACTCTTGGCGTGTGGCTTGGAAACTTTGACGGCTCTAAAACCGATGATTTGAGCGGTGGCATAAGCGCAGCCGAAGTCGTATTAAATATGTTTGAATATCTAGATAAAATTTCGCCTCAAAAACAAATTGAAAAACCGAACGGAATTTTTGAAGAAAAAGTGTGCTGCGATGCTTATATAAATGAATCTTGCAATGATTTTCAAAACGATTTCGTTATAACGAAATTTCATAGAGATTGCGATTTCTACAGGCCTGAAGAGCTATTTTTTATGTTTAAAAACGGTTATTTAAACCAAAACGATATAAAAAATACGCCATGCTTTAATGAATTCAGCAGTATTCGCCCTGTTTTAAATGAAATTGACGGTAAAAATTATAAAACAGATAAAAAATTATTAAGGTTGAAAATATCATGCACAGCCGTTTTCGGGGATGAAGTTTTCATCTCGATCGACGATGAAAAATATATAAGTTTTCCAAACGGAAAAGATATTTTTTATTCATTTAAAAAAGGTGCACATACTATAAAATGCCTTGATATTTATTCTAATTTAAGCGTTGCCGAATTTAGCACTGATAGCCTGTAA
- a CDS encoding alpha-2-macroglobulin family protein, with protein sequence MKKLTLFLLLFSYAFADLDVKSLNLNEEILKIELSLKHNKTGEISKSQILKCEPKINGTYEFIKDNEINFYPANGFIKGQTYKCENQSFKTEDFKITNAKNLNNEMILLNFNDFISPEEIKKNLKLFTKEKLSKNNENFEILSDDNRTFFIKHDKKLQNLELEISKNLKSIYGISLDENFNFNVNNSEFIDNKSAINTEPNKIIPKAFNHGKIGFSVLFDDYIEASARFVKIDGISHINIKNNGCFYDNDKYNCKIDILSNELEPNKTYKITLLKGFGDKYHILRKDFTASLKTPNRAIFIDFSDDKNIFSKNATLSFKSANINEIKILVSKIKDQNFRYFLNFNDYAGNFVSEVFSEKFSLKSAQNEISEHKIDLSLEKFPDGVYKFEIFYKDEKDKLKSVTKIAYISDITAAFLQTENSFSVLTSRISNGEILKNADLEIYSDKNELLFEGKSDQNGIFKIDEDNVKGKKIKSIVVKKGGETGFLIIKNSINNVYNQSDIKTKSFLYFASELIKPNENVNAIFFLKDNELNAVKNVPVNIKIFDPSGNEIINKNAKTDDFGTVFIDEKMGEKGGFYKLEVIFENRVLQNKSFSVESFVPNDIKGEILSKKDEYFKGENIELKLIANYLFGAPAANLNATLNYSVFEKEFKDKNYENFSFLNETIYKKTAFKTGYEDFLLGNDAENSVLIPTNFDTKISNVAQIRADFNVFGGNKNSRKYKDFTFFPYKYLTAIKADKTFISEHESVNFEILSLNAKDKKPVNRQLDIEIYKINYDYIFDGGKFEEQNEFVLQDSFKTDKSFDYKFENGGNYIIVANDYLSGSSASVNVDVGGFYYYARLNKNDLLSANIKLEKDSFLPGETIKGVINSKITDGILNIALVDDKISDFKILKIKNNSSEFSLKVPENFKGGFINAVIFQSGKNSTEPIRTYANIPVKLEISSKKIPLTLEHIKTAKNGEEIEVSAKTSPNSKVTLFVVDEGILEILNKKELEIFNYFNMPKWFYFAYFDAFDDISRYDKQNLKTLKFGGDGIMLSKMMDAAKQDTSPVKDRKERSFIKTFSAISDKTGIAKFNVKFPQNFNSKVRITAISTNDEGINSTNSYIQIKDNIVLKVAALDYLVKNDEINFPINIINTTNENKNLILNLKLSKNLKTEKNDFNISVKALENLNFKIPLKALDLGIVNINFTLFDGKEKFSRNLNFDIISQYPKSYFYEAKYTQKALKFRLDESYGDLSVSLSNAPDSEILAQKLSQYPYFCTEQVSSKLVAFDFLYEKNKENEILKQLRDYVSILLYRLKDDGSFAYWGFYSEPNEFYSIYASNILLELNKKYSLIGNFQKKLIFKNLRDRKENLDNKIYAYFVLNRFDKLENSEINEILDKRKNIKNFASKLMLAEILKTNNLKTEFEILRNEIKISEAMSNRDKISALYLNEKTEIFTKNNIKEILSNLETPRNTFETALLIRALKDYKDDDIKKAGLKINNEILEKNVPFRKIFTLKDRNIEILPQNEVFYTLFSAGYAKKPLKHDFCDFEKNECVNIDIFREFVDQNGKKIDLNKLKIGDIIFSKIDISSPNNFDAGNIIVDEGVSSCFEIVNENIYPQTRSKKTQDSIKFSNKEFKADRIISANDGFYGHATFYSPLKVILNGHCSLPAASIFSVNDENMSDYDLEFENFTIK encoded by the coding sequence ATGAAAAAATTAACTCTGTTTTTGCTGCTTTTTTCGTATGCTTTTGCAGATTTGGACGTTAAAAGTCTGAATCTTAATGAAGAAATTTTAAAAATTGAACTTAGCCTAAAACATAACAAAACAGGCGAAATTTCAAAATCTCAAATTCTAAAATGTGAGCCTAAAATCAATGGAACGTACGAATTTATAAAAGATAACGAAATTAATTTTTATCCTGCAAACGGCTTCATCAAAGGACAAACTTACAAATGCGAAAATCAAAGTTTTAAAACTGAAGATTTTAAAATAACAAACGCAAAAAATCTAAATAACGAGATGATTTTACTGAATTTTAACGATTTCATATCGCCGGAAGAGATTAAAAAAAATCTAAAACTTTTCACGAAAGAAAAACTGAGTAAAAATAATGAAAATTTTGAAATTTTAAGCGACGACAATAGAACTTTTTTTATAAAACACGATAAAAAACTGCAAAATTTGGAGCTTGAAATTTCAAAAAATTTAAAGTCGATTTATGGAATTTCGCTTGACGAAAATTTTAATTTTAATGTAAATAACAGCGAATTTATCGATAATAAAAGCGCAATAAACACTGAGCCGAATAAAATTATTCCGAAAGCTTTTAATCATGGAAAAATCGGCTTTAGCGTTTTGTTCGATGATTATATTGAAGCTTCGGCAAGATTTGTAAAAATTGACGGAATTTCACATATAAATATTAAAAATAACGGTTGTTTTTATGACAATGATAAATATAACTGCAAAATCGACATTCTAAGTAATGAGCTTGAGCCGAATAAAACATATAAAATCACGCTTTTAAAAGGTTTCGGCGACAAATATCATATTTTAAGAAAAGATTTCACAGCTTCGCTAAAAACACCGAATCGCGCTATTTTTATCGATTTTAGTGATGATAAGAATATCTTTTCAAAAAACGCAACTCTTAGCTTCAAATCAGCAAATATAAATGAAATTAAAATTTTAGTAAGTAAAATAAAAGATCAAAATTTCAGATATTTTTTAAATTTTAACGATTATGCAGGAAATTTTGTAAGCGAAGTTTTTAGTGAAAAATTTTCATTAAAAAGCGCACAAAATGAGATTAGCGAACATAAAATCGATCTTAGTCTTGAAAAATTTCCCGATGGCGTTTATAAGTTTGAGATTTTTTACAAAGATGAAAAAGACAAACTGAAAAGTGTAACAAAAATAGCTTATATAAGCGATATTACAGCCGCTTTTTTACAAACTGAAAATAGCTTTTCGGTGCTTACTTCAAGAATCAGTAACGGAGAAATTTTAAAAAATGCCGATTTAGAAATTTACAGTGACAAAAATGAGCTGCTTTTTGAAGGAAAAAGTGATCAAAACGGTATTTTCAAAATTGACGAAGATAACGTAAAAGGTAAAAAAATAAAATCAATAGTCGTTAAAAAAGGCGGCGAAACCGGCTTTTTAATTATAAAAAATTCAATAAATAATGTTTATAATCAAAGCGATATTAAAACTAAATCGTTTTTGTATTTTGCAAGTGAACTGATAAAACCGAACGAAAACGTAAACGCGATTTTTTTCTTAAAAGACAATGAACTGAACGCCGTAAAAAACGTGCCTGTAAATATCAAAATTTTTGATCCTAGCGGCAATGAAATTATAAATAAAAACGCTAAAACGGACGATTTCGGAACCGTTTTTATAGATGAAAAAATGGGAGAAAAAGGCGGATTTTACAAACTTGAAGTCATTTTTGAAAATAGAGTGCTGCAAAATAAAAGTTTTAGCGTAGAAAGCTTCGTGCCAAATGATATCAAAGGTGAAATTCTCTCAAAAAAAGATGAATATTTTAAAGGCGAGAACATCGAATTAAAACTTATTGCAAACTACCTTTTTGGCGCGCCTGCGGCAAATTTAAACGCAACTTTGAACTACTCTGTTTTTGAAAAGGAATTTAAAGATAAAAATTATGAAAATTTCTCTTTTTTAAATGAAACGATTTATAAAAAAACGGCTTTTAAAACAGGCTATGAGGATTTTCTACTTGGAAACGATGCCGAAAACAGCGTTTTAATCCCTACAAATTTTGATACAAAAATAAGCAACGTAGCACAAATTAGAGCCGATTTTAATGTATTTGGCGGCAACAAAAACTCAAGAAAATACAAAGATTTCACATTTTTTCCATACAAATATCTAACCGCGATCAAAGCGGATAAAACATTCATAAGCGAGCACGAAAGCGTAAATTTCGAAATTTTAAGCCTTAACGCAAAAGACAAAAAGCCTGTAAATAGGCAACTTGATATAGAAATTTATAAAATAAATTATGATTATATTTTTGATGGCGGAAAATTTGAAGAGCAAAATGAGTTTGTTTTACAGGACAGCTTTAAAACGGATAAAAGCTTTGACTACAAATTTGAAAACGGCGGAAACTATATCATCGTGGCAAATGATTATTTAAGCGGCTCAAGCGCTAGTGTAAATGTCGATGTAGGCGGATTTTATTACTATGCAAGACTGAATAAAAATGATCTTTTAAGTGCAAATATAAAGCTTGAAAAAGACAGTTTTTTGCCGGGTGAAACCATAAAAGGTGTAATAAATTCAAAAATCACCGATGGAATTTTAAACATCGCGCTTGTTGATGATAAAATTTCAGATTTTAAAATTTTAAAAATCAAAAACAATTCATCGGAATTTAGTCTAAAAGTGCCTGAAAACTTTAAAGGCGGCTTTATAAACGCTGTAATTTTTCAAAGTGGCAAAAATAGCACCGAACCGATTCGAACTTACGCGAATATTCCCGTTAAACTGGAAATTTCAAGCAAAAAAATTCCGTTGACACTTGAACATATAAAAACGGCGAAAAACGGCGAAGAGATTGAAGTTTCGGCAAAAACTTCGCCAAACAGCAAAGTTACGCTTTTTGTAGTTGATGAAGGAATTTTGGAAATTTTAAATAAAAAAGAGCTTGAAATTTTTAATTATTTCAATATGCCTAAATGGTTTTATTTCGCGTATTTTGACGCTTTTGACGACATCAGCAGATATGATAAACAAAATTTGAAAACGCTTAAATTCGGCGGCGATGGAATTATGCTTAGCAAAATGATGGATGCGGCAAAACAGGATACAAGTCCTGTAAAAGACCGCAAAGAGCGAAGTTTTATAAAAACATTTTCAGCCATCAGTGATAAAACAGGAATTGCAAAATTTAACGTGAAATTTCCTCAAAATTTTAATTCAAAAGTAAGAATTACCGCGATTTCAACAAACGACGAAGGAATAAATTCTACAAATTCATATATTCAAATAAAGGATAATATAGTTTTAAAAGTTGCGGCACTTGATTATTTGGTCAAAAACGACGAGATAAACTTTCCGATAAACATAATAAACACGACAAATGAGAACAAAAATTTAATACTGAATTTAAAACTGAGTAAAAATTTAAAAACAGAAAAAAACGATTTTAACATTTCCGTGAAAGCGCTTGAAAATTTAAATTTTAAAATTCCATTAAAAGCACTTGATTTAGGAATTGTAAACATAAATTTCACGCTTTTTGACGGTAAAGAAAAATTCAGCCGAAACTTGAACTTCGATATAATTTCGCAATATCCGAAAAGTTATTTTTATGAAGCGAAATACACGCAAAAGGCTTTAAAATTTAGACTTGATGAAAGTTACGGCGATTTGTCCGTATCGCTATCAAATGCGCCGGATTCTGAAATTTTAGCGCAAAAATTATCGCAATATCCATATTTTTGCACCGAACAGGTAAGCTCAAAATTAGTCGCATTCGACTTTTTATATGAAAAAAACAAAGAAAATGAAATTTTAAAGCAGTTAAGAGATTATGTTTCGATTTTGCTTTACAGATTAAAAGACGACGGAAGCTTCGCTTATTGGGGATTTTACTCCGAACCGAACGAATTTTATTCGATTTATGCATCAAACATTTTGCTTGAACTTAATAAAAAATATTCGCTTATCGGCAATTTTCAAAAAAAATTAATTTTCAAAAATTTAAGAGATCGTAAAGAAAATTTGGATAATAAAATTTATGCTTATTTTGTATTAAACCGCTTCGACAAACTTGAAAATAGCGAGATAAACGAAATTTTAGACAAAAGAAAAAATATTAAAAATTTTGCTTCAAAGTTAATGCTTGCAGAAATTTTAAAAACAAATAATTTGAAAACCGAATTTGAAATTTTAAGAAATGAGATTAAAATTTCCGAAGCAATGTCAAATCGCGATAAAATTTCGGCTTTATATTTGAATGAAAAAACGGAAATTTTCACTAAAAACAATATAAAAGAAATTTTATCAAATCTTGAAACACCGCGCAATACATTTGAAACGGCACTTTTAATAAGAGCACTGAAAGATTACAAAGATGACGACATAAAAAAAGCGGGACTTAAAATAAACAACGAAATTTTGGAAAAAAATGTTCCTTTTAGAAAAATTTTTACTTTAAAAGATAGAAATATAGAAATTTTGCCGCAAAATGAAGTTTTTTACACGCTTTTCAGTGCAGGATATGCAAAAAAACCTTTAAAACACGATTTTTGTGATTTCGAAAAAAATGAGTGTGTAAATATTGATATTTTCAGAGAATTTGTGGATCAAAACGGCAAAAAGATCGATTTAAACAAATTAAAAATAGGCGATATAATTTTTTCAAAAATAGATATAAGCTCACCAAATAATTTCGACGCAGGCAATATCATCGTAGATGAAGGCGTAAGCTCGTGTTTTGAAATCGTAAATGAAAATATCTATCCGCAAACAAGAAGCAAAAAAACACAAGATAGCATAAAATTCAGCAACAAAGAGTTTAAAGCAGATCGAATTATCAGCGCAAATGACGGATTTTACGGACACGCTACATTTTATAGCCCTTTAAAAGTGATTTTAAACGGACATTGTTCGCTTCCTGCGGCAAGCATATTCAGTGTGAATGACGAAAATATGAGTGATTACGATTTGGAATTCGAAAATTTTACAATTAAATAG